The Phycisphaerae bacterium genome has a window encoding:
- a CDS encoding dihydroorotase, with translation MPDGRTLIAGGRVIDPANQLDKQTNLLLENRKVAYLGPDRPRADTVIDANGLLVTPGLIDMHVHLREPGHEEEETIASGTRAAAAGGFTSVACMANTHPPLDSEASIDFVLRQNSQFGYANVFPIGAITKGLEGKELAEMGSMVRAGAVAFSDDGNGIADTGVAFRAMQYVTMFDKVLIEHCEDPALAGGCINSGYVATVLGMPGRPGIAEQIMVYRDLKLAEAAGCRFHVAHLSTAEAVELVREAKRRNAVTVTAEAAPHHLVLTDEACKNFDPNCKVAPPLRTARDIQALKQGLADGTIDCLASDHAPHSREEKELEFLYAPFGLIGVETALGLYIKALIEPAVLDWPALIAKMTVNPARVLGIDKGHLSLGADADVTLIDPHRTWTVDVESFYSKSRNCPYHGWALQGKAVGAIVAGRIIHEEALNRQ, from the coding sequence ATGCCTGACGGCCGAACCCTCATCGCCGGCGGCCGGGTGATCGACCCGGCCAACCAGCTCGACAAACAGACCAACCTCCTCCTCGAAAACCGCAAAGTCGCCTACCTCGGGCCCGATCGCCCCCGCGCCGACACCGTCATCGACGCCAACGGCCTGCTCGTCACCCCCGGCCTCATCGACATGCACGTCCACCTCCGCGAACCCGGACACGAGGAAGAGGAAACCATCGCCAGCGGCACCCGCGCCGCCGCCGCCGGCGGATTCACCAGCGTCGCCTGCATGGCCAACACCCACCCGCCCCTCGACAGCGAAGCCTCCATCGACTTCGTCCTCCGACAGAACTCCCAGTTCGGTTACGCCAACGTCTTCCCCATCGGCGCCATCACCAAGGGCCTCGAAGGCAAGGAACTCGCCGAAATGGGCAGCATGGTCCGAGCCGGGGCCGTCGCCTTCAGCGACGACGGCAACGGAATCGCCGACACCGGCGTCGCCTTCCGCGCCATGCAGTACGTCACCATGTTCGACAAGGTCCTCATCGAACACTGCGAAGACCCCGCCCTCGCCGGCGGATGCATCAACAGCGGATACGTCGCCACCGTACTCGGCATGCCCGGCCGCCCCGGAATCGCCGAACAAATCATGGTCTACCGCGACCTGAAACTCGCCGAAGCCGCCGGATGCCGCTTCCACGTCGCCCACCTCTCCACCGCCGAAGCCGTCGAACTCGTCCGCGAAGCCAAACGCCGAAACGCCGTCACCGTCACCGCCGAAGCCGCACCGCACCACCTCGTCCTCACCGACGAGGCCTGCAAAAACTTCGATCCCAACTGCAAGGTCGCCCCGCCCCTCCGAACCGCCCGCGATATCCAAGCCCTCAAACAGGGCCTCGCCGACGGAACCATCGACTGCCTCGCCTCCGACCACGCCCCGCACAGCCGAGAGGAAAAAGAACTCGAATTCCTCTACGCCCCCTTCGGACTCATCGGCGTCGAAACCGCCCTCGGCCTCTACATCAAAGCCCTCATCGAACCCGCCGTCCTCGACTGGCCCGCCCTCATCGCCAAAATGACCGTCAACCCCGCCCGCGTCCTCGGCATCGACAAGGGCCATCTGTCCCTCGGAGCCGACGCCGACGTCACCCTCATCGACCCGCACCGCACCTGGACCGTCGACGTCGAATCCTTCTACAGCAAAAGCCGAAACTGCCCCTATCACGGCTGGGCACTCCAAGGCAAAGCCGTCGGCGCCATCGTCGCCGGACGAATCATCCACGAGGAAGCACTCAACCGACAATGA